The region GACACTCGCCCAGTCTTGGTCAACGTGTGCCACTGATGGGGATAGCGCCCCGTATTGAGTGTAAGTGTGCCAAGAGCTGCATCGCGCGGATCCGGAATGTAAGGAGTGGGAATGAATTGGGCGCGTCCTGAGGCCGTTGGGAAGCGCATCTGCGTTCCACAGCCATACCGCTTCTCGACGCCGTCTGAATGAGAGTCCGGGCATGGCCACATGAGTGACTTTTCCTTCAATCTAGAAAAGCTCATACCGCGCAGGTCGTAGCCTGTTTCCAGATTTGCGAAGAGCTGGATCTCATTGAAAACCTCTTCTGCACTTTCGAAATCAAAGCCCTCATATCCCATGCGCTTGGCGACTTCACAGATGATCTGCCAATCTGCCATAGCGTCGCCCGGTGCTGAAATCGCCTGCTGCATCCTGGTTACACGACGCTCAGAGTTTACCATGGTGCCATCAGTCTCAGCCCATAGAGCGCCTGGCAGGAGAAAGTCGGCATACTCACTGGTTTCAGTGGGGCTAAAGGCGTCTTGAACCACAACACACTCGGCCTGTTGCAAAGCTTCGATAACTCGACCGCTCCGTGGCATCGATGCTACGGGGTTCGTACCGATAACCCAGACCGCCTTTACCTCTCCAGCTCGCATGCGCTCAAACAACTCGATGGCTGCCGCGCCAGGCTTTGGCTGGATCGTTCCTGGTTCTACTCCCCAAATTTCCTCACAGAGTGTTCGGTCTTCGGCAGAAATGACGGCCCGTTGTCCGGGCAGCCCTGCTGCGAGATAACCCATTTCGCGCCCCCCCATAGCGTTGGGCTGGCCGGTAAGTGAGAAAGGCCCCGCTCCAGGTTTACCAATTTGGCCGGTTAGGAGATGTAAGTTACAGATTGCTGATGTATGAGCTGTGCCACGCGTGGATTGATTCAGGCCCATTGTCCAAAATGTCATCCAGCCCTTGGAGGCAGCTAGCAGATCGACGAGCTGATTCTGTTCATCAATATTCAATCCCGTTTGCTCTGAAACGAGAGCAGGGGTGTAACTGGCGACCGCTTGAATCGTTCCTTCTAAGCCCTCAGTACATTCTGCCACAAAACGATCATCGATCTTATCCCTACAAATCAAAGCCTTCAGCAAGCCGTTGAGCAAGGAAAGGTCCGTTCCGGGTGCGATCTGAAGATACAGGTCCGCCTTATCTGCAGTAGCCGTACGGCGTGGATCCACCACGATTATTTTGGCTCCCGATTCTTTCTTTCGACGCAAGACACGCTGAAAGAGAATGGGGTGACAATCGGCCATGTTCGAGCCGATGATAAAAAAGGTATCCGCCTGATCGATGTCGGCATAACTGGCCTCGGGCGCATCGGCCCCAAAGCTCTGTTTATAGCCGGTAGCGGCACTGGCCATGCACAGGCGGGAATTCGAATCGACATTATTTGTACCCCAAAAGCCCTTACAGAGTTTATTGGCTACATACTGGGCCTCGGTCGAGAGCTGACCCGATAGATACATGGAGAGGGCATCTGGACCATGTTGGGCACGAATGGCAGTGAATTGAGCTGCGACCGCGTTAAGTGCTGTGTCTGCCTTCGTGCGTTCCCATGAGGCCGAGCGATCTGATCGCTGGCAAAAATCAGTTAGACGACCTTCTTCATGAAGCGGGATGCCGCATGTAGCACCTTTGGTGCACAAGCGCCCTTCATTGACGGGGTGCTCGCGATCACCAGTTACCTTAACCACGCGATCTCCTTGTGAATGAATCAAGATACCACAACCGACCCCACAATAGGGGCACACCGAGCGCGTCGTCTTCGTCTCGGTAACGGTAGTCTGTTCACTGGCATTCATCTTGCAAAGAGTGTGCCCCGGGGTTGGGAAGACCGTCCGTCCCCCCGAAGCACTGGTCTCCACAACCAAAGTCTAGGCGCTCTTGGCCTCCTTCGCTGCTGCGCGCTCCGCTTTTTCGTGCTCACACTCGTCGAGGAAGGTGAGCAGGCGCTTACGATAACTAAAAAACTCTGGATGCTCCATGAGTTCGGTGCGGTCCCGAGGACGGGGAAAGTCGATTTCCATGACTTCGCCGACCTTGGCGTGCGGGCCATTCGTCATCATGCAGATGCGGTCCGACATGTAGACTGCCTCATCCACATCGTGCGTGATCATCATCGTGGTGATCTTCTCTTTATCGAGAATTCCTAAGATAACATCCTGCAATTCCATACGGGTAAGGGAATCCAGACGCCCAAATGGCTCATCGAGCAGGAGCATCTTTGGCTTGAGAGCAATGGCACGCGCCACACCAACACGCTGCTGCATACCGCCCGACATCTCACGGGGATATTTGTGCATAGCATCGGCCAGGCCAACGACGCTGAGTGAATACTCGACGATCACTTCCCGCTGTTTCTTTGAAGCATGTGGGTAACAACGGCGCACACCGAGCATGACATTCCCGAATGCAGTCATCCAAGGCAGTAAGCAAGGAGCTTGAAACACCACGGCACGGTCGGGACCCGGTCCAGTAATCTCACGCTTATCGACGATGATACCGCCATCGGTGATTTCGTTGAGTCCAGCAATCATGGTCAATACGGTGGATTTTCCGCAGCCGGAGTGACCGATCACACTAATGAACTCGCCCTTTTCCACTACCAGGTTGAAGCCGTCCACCACACGGATATCGTCTCCAAATGGGTTGGGATAGGCTTTCACCAGGTTATAAATTTCGACGTATTTTCTATCCTCGTGCATGGCTTTATGCGGCAGTGAACTCGACGGGAGCGATATCCGGCATTTCGATGCCTGATGAGACGCGGAGTTCTTTAGCCTCTTTGTTGAGGTTGATGAGGTATTGAGTGATGTCTCGCTTGAGCTCGACGAATCGGGGATCGCTATTCATCGCAGCGCGGTCGCGTGGACGAGCAATGTCGATATCGAAGGCAGGAGCCAGCGTGGCCTTCGGGCCCATCGTGAGCGGATAAACACGGTCGGCCAATAGGAGCGCTTCATCTACGTCATTGGTGATGAGCACGACAGTACGTTTATCCTCATTCCAAATACGCGTGATCTCGTCTTTTAGCGTTGCCCGGGTGAGAGCGTCCAGCGCGCTCAAGGGCTCGTCTAGGAGTAAGATATCCGGCTGCATCGAGAGCGTGCGCGCCAATGATACGCGTTGACGCATGCCTCCCGACAATTCGCTAGGACGTTTTTCCAGAGCTGGAGTTAGGTTGACCATATCCACGTAACGCTCCACATGCTCCTTGCGCTCAGCCTTGCTGTATTGCGGGTAGACCTGTTTCACCGCTAGCTCGATGTTACCGAAGACAGTCAGCCAAGGTAGCAGCGAGTAGTTCTGAAACATAATCCCCAGCTTCGGCGACGGCTCGCGGATACGATCGCCATGCAAAGTGATTTCCCCCTGATCAGGAGTTTGTAGCCCAGCCAGCATCGAAATAAGCGTGCTCTTTCCACTTCCGGAGAAGCCGATGACTGCTACAAACTCATTTTCTTCAACAGCCAGATTGACGTTCGACAGGACTTCGGTGCGGCTGCCCGCGGGCCCGTAGCCAATCGACACATCCTTCATTTCTAGGTATGCCATAACGATCCCTTGCGTAAGATACAGTTAGACTGCAGCACCTTGCCCGTCGAAAGAGACGAGGCGTTGGAGAACGATCATCATGCGGTCCAAGAAGAACCCGATGATCCC is a window of Opitutales bacterium DNA encoding:
- a CDS encoding ABC transporter ATP-binding protein, with the translated sequence MAYLEMKDVSIGYGPAGSRTEVLSNVNLAVEENEFVAVIGFSGSGKSTLISMLAGLQTPDQGEITLHGDRIREPSPKLGIMFQNYSLLPWLTVFGNIELAVKQVYPQYSKAERKEHVERYVDMVNLTPALEKRPSELSGGMRQRVSLARTLSMQPDILLLDEPLSALDALTRATLKDEITRIWNEDKRTVVLITNDVDEALLLADRVYPLTMGPKATLAPAFDIDIARPRDRAAMNSDPRFVELKRDITQYLINLNKEAKELRVSSGIEMPDIAPVEFTAA
- a CDS encoding nitrate reductase; translation: MNASEQTTVTETKTTRSVCPYCGVGCGILIHSQGDRVVKVTGDREHPVNEGRLCTKGATCGIPLHEEGRLTDFCQRSDRSASWERTKADTALNAVAAQFTAIRAQHGPDALSMYLSGQLSTEAQYVANKLCKGFWGTNNVDSNSRLCMASAATGYKQSFGADAPEASYADIDQADTFFIIGSNMADCHPILFQRVLRRKKESGAKIIVVDPRRTATADKADLYLQIAPGTDLSLLNGLLKALICRDKIDDRFVAECTEGLEGTIQAVASYTPALVSEQTGLNIDEQNQLVDLLAASKGWMTFWTMGLNQSTRGTAHTSAICNLHLLTGQIGKPGAGPFSLTGQPNAMGGREMGYLAAGLPGQRAVISAEDRTLCEEIWGVEPGTIQPKPGAAAIELFERMRAGEVKAVWVIGTNPVASMPRSGRVIEALQQAECVVVQDAFSPTETSEYADFLLPGALWAETDGTMVNSERRVTRMQQAISAPGDAMADWQIICEVAKRMGYEGFDFESAEEVFNEIQLFANLETGYDLRGMSFSRLKEKSLMWPCPDSHSDGVEKRYGCGTQMRFPTASGRAQFIPTPYIPDPRDAALGTLTLNTGRYPHQWHTLTKTGRVSQLNQLNEKALLEVNPFDAEQLQIESGDRVTVSNSDGEFRMQVDVTDRVSPGQCYAPIHWNQLHGDGSSVNVATPSEADPKSLQPALKSAGVSLAVMEVAHAAVSAASDYDDGYAMGQQSLSFFRQKRSLLAIVRPISRISTLKS
- a CDS encoding ABC transporter ATP-binding protein, whose translation is MHEDRKYVEIYNLVKAYPNPFGDDIRVVDGFNLVVEKGEFISVIGHSGCGKSTVLTMIAGLNEITDGGIIVDKREITGPGPDRAVVFQAPCLLPWMTAFGNVMLGVRRCYPHASKKQREVIVEYSLSVVGLADAMHKYPREMSGGMQQRVGVARAIALKPKMLLLDEPFGRLDSLTRMELQDVILGILDKEKITTMMITHDVDEAVYMSDRICMMTNGPHAKVGEVMEIDFPRPRDRTELMEHPEFFSYRKRLLTFLDECEHEKAERAAAKEAKSA